The DNA sequence TTGCTCATGAGGAGACCTCCTTGCGATGCATGAAGAGCTCGCCAGGGGTACGACCTCGAGTCCGATACCCCAGGTGGGGACGGTGGTAGTTGTAGAACGTCAGGTAGCGATCCAGAGCGTCCTGCATGGCCGCCACGCGGGTGAAGAAGCGTCGGCGAAACTCCAGGCGCCACAGTTCGCCCAGAATGGTGCCTTGCAGGCGCTCGACGAAGCCGTTGGTCCAGGCATGGCGGGGTTGGGTCCGCGTGTGCTGGATCCCCAGCGCCCGACAGGCCTGATCGAACGCCCCCCGGTACTCGCTGCCCTGATCGGTCAGGACCCGCTGGATGACCCAGCCCGCGCCCCGATAGGTCGGCTCCACTCGGCTGGTCAGGAAGCGGGCTGCCGCCCGGGCCGAGAACTCGGTCGACACCTCGGCGATGGCATACGAGCATGCCGCATCGCAGGCGGTGTACTGCCAGACTTTGCCGACCCCCTTGAGCTTGCCGATGTAGAACGTATCGACACAGACCACTTCGCCGGGACGGCGCGCTGCGATGTGCCGGGCCTGCTGCGCCAGCCAGCGACGTGTCCGGTCGGTCAACAACCCCGCACTCTGGGCACTGTGGATCTCCAGCACGGCCAGGCGTTCCCAGCGGGTTTGCAGCCCGCGGCGGCGCAGCAGGCGGTAGATCGTCGTCGGGGCCACCCGCAGCCCGCCCTGCTCCGGTCGCGCCAGCTGGGCGGCCACTCGGGCCGGCCCCCATGTCGGCCAGGCGAGGGCGAGCGCCAGGATGGCGCGCTCCTCCTGCGCGGTCAGGGTGGGGGGCCGACCGCGTCGGGGCCCCTGGCGGCGGGGATGCAAGCCATCGGGGCCGTAGGCCACGTACCGTTTCCGCCAGCGGTAGAACAGGGTGCGGGAGAT is a window from the Armatimonadota bacterium genome containing:
- a CDS encoding helix-turn-helix domain-containing protein, which codes for ISRTLFYRWRKRYVAYGPDGLHPRRQGPRRGRPPTLTAQEERAILALALAWPTWGPARVAAQLARPEQGGLRVAPTTIYRLLRRRGLQTRWERLAVLEIHSAQSAGLLTDRTRRWLAQQARHIAARRPGEVVCVDTFYIGKLKGVGKVWQYTACDAACSYAIAEVSTEFSARAAARFLTSRVEPTYRGAGWVIQRVLTDQGSEYRGAFDQACRALGIQHTRTQPRHAWTNGFVERLQGTILGELWRLEFRRRFFTRVAAMQDALDRYLTFYNYHRPHLGYRTRGRTPGELFMHRKEVSS